One part of the Fusobacterium pseudoperiodonticum genome encodes these proteins:
- a CDS encoding M18 family aminopeptidase, protein MNKQKLAKDLIKFIDESPSNYFACINAKEILNKNGFTELSETEEWKLKKGEKYYVTINDSGIIAFTIGTDKIYKSGYRIAASHTDSPGFLIKPNPEMNKKDYDILNTEVYGGPILSTWFDRPLSFSGRVFVEGNSAFKPKKYFINYDKDLFIIPSLCIHQNRGVNDGMAINAQKDTLPLVSISKDKNKFSLTALLAKELKVKESEILSYDLSLHSREKGCILGANDEFISVGRLDNLAAFHASLNSLIDNKDKKNTCIVVGYDNEEIGSHTIQGADSPTLANILGRISNAMDLTLEEHEQAIAKSFVISNDAAHSIHPNYLEKADPTNEPKINCGPVIKMAANKSYITDGYSRAVIEKIAKDAKIPLQIFVNRSDVRGGSTIGPIQQSQIRIQGIDIGSPLLSMHSVRELGGVEDHYNLYKLISELFKN, encoded by the coding sequence ATGAATAAACAAAAATTAGCAAAAGATTTAATTAAATTTATAGATGAAAGTCCATCTAATTATTTTGCTTGTATCAATGCAAAAGAAATTTTAAATAAAAATGGTTTCACTGAGCTTTCTGAAACTGAAGAATGGAAATTAAAAAAAGGTGAAAAATACTATGTTACTATAAATGATAGTGGAATTATAGCTTTTACTATAGGAACTGATAAAATTTATAAATCAGGATATAGAATAGCAGCTTCTCACACAGATAGCCCTGGTTTTTTAATTAAACCTAATCCTGAAATGAATAAAAAAGACTATGATATTTTAAATACAGAAGTTTATGGTGGCCCTATTTTAAGTACATGGTTTGACAGACCTTTATCTTTTAGTGGAAGAGTTTTTGTTGAAGGGAATTCTGCTTTCAAACCTAAAAAATACTTCATTAACTATGATAAGGATCTATTTATCATTCCTTCTCTTTGTATACACCAAAATAGAGGAGTTAATGATGGTATGGCTATCAATGCTCAAAAGGATACTTTACCTCTTGTTAGTATTTCTAAAGACAAAAATAAGTTCTCTTTAACAGCATTGTTAGCTAAAGAGTTAAAAGTAAAAGAAAGTGAAATTTTAAGCTATGATTTAAGTCTACATTCAAGAGAAAAAGGTTGTATATTAGGAGCTAATGATGAATTTATATCTGTTGGAAGATTAGATAATCTTGCTGCTTTCCATGCTAGCCTTAATTCTTTAATAGATAATAAAGATAAAAAGAACACTTGTATAGTTGTTGGTTATGACAATGAAGAAATAGGTTCTCATACAATACAAGGAGCTGATAGTCCAACTTTAGCTAATATATTAGGAAGAATTTCTAATGCAATGGACTTAACTTTAGAAGAACATGAACAAGCTATAGCTAAATCTTTTGTTATTTCTAATGATGCTGCTCACTCTATACACCCTAATTATTTAGAAAAAGCTGATCCAACTAATGAGCCTAAAATCAATTGTGGACCTGTAATAAAAATGGCAGCTAATAAATCATATATAACTGATGGGTACTCAAGGGCAGTTATAGAAAAAATTGCTAAAGATGCAAAAATTCCTTTACAAATTTTTGTAAATCGTTCAGATGTTCGTGGAGGTTCAACAATAGGACCTATACAACAATCTCAAATAAGAATACAAGGTATAGATATAGGAAGTCCATTACTTTCTATGCACTCTGTCAGAGAATTGGGTGGAGTTGAGGATCACTACAACCTATATAAATTAATTTCAGAGCTTTTTAAAAATTAA
- a CDS encoding UvrD-helicase domain-containing protein → MNKIKNLVVSASAGTGKTYRLSLEYIAALSKKANAEAIDYKNILVMTFTRKATAEIKEGILKKLSEFIEIYDISKYSKLSVRETILNHENLDEKNKANYINLVESIEKIEKGLIVDREFLDNLSNVYKDIIRNKEKLKIYTIDAFLNIIFKNIVINLMKIKSYSLIDEAENSAYYKKVLESIFTNKKLFNDFKNFFTENSEKNIDNYISVVNELISSRWKYILSLNDNKEYIKKEKLSIDEKPVEILRELFSYLENDAKKDLNDVLKNDCKIYVGKTPETQRELLVRNANFFFQDGTAGLIYNGNKLKKATDKEYKEYLISRQEVLKENLAKEVYNEILIPYEEKIFELSLEIFRLYDMFKIRDKNFTFNDIAIYTYMAIFNKDNGLMNENGLTDVFFESLDMNIETIFIDEFQDTSILQWKILYEFTKKAKIVVCVGDDKQSIYGWRDGEKRLFENLETILKANPDTLKKSYRSDINIVSYCNEFFSAISRRDNWAFKPSEINSKNQGYVKAICMSDLDKEANIYSVLLEELKAFEPYDNVAIIARTNNELNEIAQLLENEKIPYILNNEKNISEYPGIFECFELLKYLIYENELALFNFISSPLSNIGTEDIEVLLKNKKEVLSYINFSQDNNFILSLENKKIINFLNKIIDIKKNFKNFKVQNLIYEIIKKFQFLDYFSKENEVKNIYDFYLLTNSYLSVLDLLNDYSDNKLILADLNSNKKGIELVTIHKSKGLEFKTTFVIKNDKKSKGFDINFLFEMNETYDKTTFSLFAKKGYKNILKSCFEDKVLEYIKKIQEEETNNFYVALTRPKNNLVILYNDRLFEEKPLEDSNLKDFFSCEIGEIHKNKEIIEVETPKEISYNSSSYFLNSNIENEEIIDNFEVNNSKFLLETEEKRMIGILVHYFFENLKYGSEEEVAFAKNLCYKKYLSYFGKKKLDEIFSKENIEMFLNKDKEIFSKKWNHIYNEYVLYDAIDKKEYRIDRLMIKDNDNGTGEIYIVDFKTGGKNENQLKTYASVLKKTFKELKDYKIKTNFLEFDIF, encoded by the coding sequence ATGAATAAAATTAAAAATTTAGTTGTAAGTGCCAGTGCTGGAACAGGAAAAACTTATAGACTTTCTCTTGAATATATTGCTGCTCTTTCTAAAAAAGCTAATGCAGAGGCTATTGACTATAAAAATATTTTGGTCATGACTTTTACAAGAAAGGCAACTGCTGAAATAAAAGAAGGAATATTAAAAAAATTAAGTGAATTTATTGAAATCTATGATATTTCTAAATACTCTAAACTTTCAGTAAGAGAGACTATTTTAAATCATGAGAATTTAGATGAAAAGAACAAAGCTAACTACATCAATCTTGTCGAGAGTATAGAAAAAATTGAAAAAGGTTTAATTGTTGATAGAGAATTTTTAGATAATTTATCTAATGTATATAAGGATATTATCAGAAATAAAGAAAAATTAAAAATCTATACTATAGATGCCTTTTTAAATATAATCTTTAAAAATATAGTTATCAATTTAATGAAGATAAAATCATATTCTTTAATAGATGAAGCTGAGAACTCTGCTTATTATAAAAAAGTTCTTGAAAGCATCTTTACTAATAAAAAATTATTTAATGACTTCAAAAATTTTTTTACTGAAAATTCTGAAAAAAATATAGATAACTATATTTCAGTGGTTAATGAATTAATTTCTTCTAGATGGAAATATATTTTATCATTAAATGATAATAAAGAATATATAAAGAAAGAAAAGCTTAGTATTGATGAAAAACCTGTAGAGATTTTAAGAGAGCTTTTCTCATATTTAGAAAATGATGCAAAAAAAGATTTAAATGATGTATTAAAAAATGACTGTAAAATCTATGTAGGAAAAACTCCTGAAACTCAAAGAGAATTATTAGTTAGAAATGCTAATTTCTTTTTTCAAGATGGTACAGCAGGCTTAATATACAATGGAAACAAATTAAAAAAAGCTACAGATAAAGAATATAAGGAATATTTAATTTCAAGACAAGAAGTCTTAAAAGAAAATTTAGCTAAAGAAGTGTATAATGAAATTTTAATACCTTATGAGGAAAAAATTTTTGAACTGAGCCTAGAAATTTTTAGACTTTATGATATGTTTAAAATAAGAGATAAAAATTTTACCTTTAATGATATTGCTATCTATACTTATATGGCTATTTTCAATAAAGACAATGGTTTAATGAATGAAAATGGACTTACAGATGTCTTTTTTGAAAGTTTAGATATGAATATAGAAACTATCTTCATAGATGAGTTTCAAGACACAAGTATATTACAATGGAAAATACTATACGAATTTACTAAAAAAGCTAAGATAGTAGTTTGTGTTGGAGATGATAAACAAAGTATCTATGGTTGGAGAGATGGAGAAAAAAGATTATTTGAAAATCTTGAAACTATTTTAAAGGCAAATCCAGATACATTAAAAAAATCTTATAGAAGTGACATTAATATCGTTTCATACTGTAATGAATTTTTCTCTGCCATTTCTAGAAGAGATAATTGGGCTTTTAAACCAAGTGAAATTAATTCTAAAAATCAAGGCTATGTAAAAGCAATATGCATGAGTGACCTTGATAAAGAAGCTAATATTTATTCAGTTCTCTTAGAAGAATTAAAAGCTTTTGAACCTTATGACAATGTAGCTATAATAGCAAGAACTAATAATGAGCTTAATGAGATAGCTCAACTTTTAGAAAATGAAAAAATACCATATATTTTGAATAATGAGAAGAATATTTCTGAGTATCCTGGAATTTTTGAATGTTTTGAGCTTTTAAAATATTTAATTTATGAGAATGAACTAGCTTTATTTAACTTTATTTCTTCACCACTTAGCAACATAGGAACAGAAGATATTGAAGTTTTACTAAAAAATAAAAAAGAAGTACTTTCTTATATAAACTTCTCTCAAGATAATAATTTTATACTTTCTTTGGAAAATAAGAAAATTATAAACTTTTTAAATAAGATTATAGATATTAAAAAGAATTTTAAGAATTTTAAAGTTCAGAATTTAATTTATGAAATTATAAAAAAATTCCAATTTTTAGATTATTTTTCTAAAGAAAACGAAGTTAAAAACATTTATGACTTCTATCTTTTAACTAATTCTTATCTTTCTGTTTTAGATTTATTGAATGACTATAGTGATAATAAACTTATTCTTGCAGATCTGAACTCAAATAAAAAAGGAATTGAGCTTGTTACTATACATAAATCTAAAGGTTTAGAGTTTAAAACAACCTTTGTGATAAAAAATGATAAAAAATCTAAAGGATTTGATATCAACTTTTTATTTGAAATGAATGAAACATATGATAAAACTACTTTTTCTTTATTTGCTAAAAAGGGTTATAAGAATATTTTGAAAAGCTGTTTTGAAGATAAGGTTCTTGAATATATCAAAAAAATTCAAGAAGAGGAAACTAACAATTTTTATGTTGCTTTAACAAGGCCTAAAAATAATCTTGTAATTCTATATAATGATAGACTTTTTGAAGAAAAACCTTTAGAAGATTCTAACTTAAAAGATTTCTTCTCATGTGAAATTGGAGAAATTCATAAAAATAAAGAGATTATTGAAGTGGAAACTCCTAAAGAAATTTCATATAACTCATCTTCTTATTTTTTAAACTCAAATATTGAAAATGAAGAAATTATCGATAATTTTGAAGTAAACAATAGTAAATTTTTACTTGAAACAGAAGAAAAAAGAATGATTGGTATTTTAGTTCACTACTTTTTTGAAAATTTAAAATATGGAAGTGAAGAAGAAGTAGCATTTGCTAAAAACTTATGTTATAAAAAATATCTATCATATTTTGGAAAGAAAAAGTTAGATGAAATATTCTCAAAAGAAAACATCGAAATGTTTTTAAATAAAGATAAAGAAATCTTTTCTAAGAAATGGAATCATATCTACAATGAATATGTTCTCTATGATGCTATAGATAAAAAAGAATATAGAATAGATAGACTTATGATAAAAGATAATGATAATGGTACAGGAGAAATATACATAGTAGATTTTAAGACAGGTGGAAAAAATGAAAATCAATTAAAAACATATGCTTCTGTATTAAAGAAGACTTTTAAAGAATTAAAAGATTATAAAATAAAGACTAATTTTTTAGAATTTGATATTTTTTAA
- a CDS encoding PD-(D/E)XK nuclease family protein, whose translation MKQIKYSYLNYNQSANNELLSAIEKLPEDNLIIVENELAKKQYFAYINKGQLRVKTNLISFEDFLDKIFISDKKILKDIKRFFLFYSYLKDDIKKKLNISNYFDCIEIANDFFEFFSYIRNKKDLESLNLSKWQEEKFELFFEIKNEMDKFLKENSYLPSDWLYSISNLKLDFLKKYKKLVFFDIVDFPYNFSKNLEILKNYYDVEFILQMEDKDFNRDKLKLNKVSLVDKKMDIELAKYSNELELYTMILSRQYDNYYTTDANKEDRYSIFTKSNKYYLNDTKFYKIIETYLNLLNGIDHKNKNLIDIFLVKENIFNSAFMEFYGLDVEDYKCFEKIISRDYRYISLNLLREDYYSHFLNDDENLKIKLNLIFETLDSIDNINNIDDLNSFLCANFFSSKTDIDFFMENKFDSLYDKIYEILGLLNSNENIEFFNSFDSFFKTNIGKNIFTLFFNYLNKIDIYSIEKNQNKDKELKNLNLIKYSVKNLENSALVYADSQSLPKIKANNNLFTEQQKIKLALKTNEDEILIQKYRFFQNILNLDKITVYSLVNQDINIDFSPFIYELVNKYSAKELNTNDLKGFFEGCYLQNKTEDFKKDPVFFRAFSKKNTDFTNNTLTIGAYDYILLKKNETFFFLDKICGIESINETSPVNGMSPKVLGNILHKTLEDIFKTNWKNILKDSTNLIISKEEIKEYLERHIWKEKLKIENFMELYLNEVLFPRLINNIENFLKVLYEELKDSKIQRIEAEKESTTKNVAYLEHRGIQVILNGRADLLIETDKARYIIDFKTGSYNKDQLEFYSIMFYGSDNSLPVYSAAYNFWEEEKDFDFSKHLIAQLDEKDNNFKTFLKEFLETKYYILPNKSSLKENNYDFNEYYRYKNIIALEKMGDFNE comes from the coding sequence ATGAAGCAAATAAAGTATAGTTATTTAAATTATAATCAATCAGCAAATAATGAACTTTTATCAGCAATAGAAAAGTTACCAGAAGATAACCTTATTATTGTTGAAAATGAATTGGCTAAGAAACAATATTTTGCTTATATAAATAAAGGACAATTAAGAGTAAAAACTAATCTTATCTCTTTTGAAGATTTTTTAGATAAAATTTTTATTTCAGATAAAAAAATTCTAAAAGATATTAAAAGATTCTTTTTATTTTATTCATACCTTAAAGATGATATCAAGAAAAAATTGAATATTAGTAACTATTTTGATTGTATAGAAATTGCTAACGATTTCTTTGAGTTTTTTTCTTATATAAGAAATAAGAAAGATTTAGAAAGTTTGAACTTATCTAAATGGCAAGAAGAAAAATTTGAACTATTTTTTGAAATAAAAAATGAAATGGATAAATTTTTAAAAGAGAACTCTTATCTTCCAAGTGACTGGCTTTACTCTATAAGTAATTTGAAACTAGATTTTTTAAAAAAATATAAAAAACTAGTCTTTTTTGATATTGTTGATTTTCCATATAATTTCTCAAAAAATTTAGAAATTTTAAAAAATTATTATGATGTAGAATTTATATTACAAATGGAAGATAAAGACTTCAATAGAGATAAATTAAAATTAAACAAAGTTAGTCTTGTAGATAAAAAAATGGATATAGAACTTGCAAAATATTCAAACGAATTAGAACTTTATACTATGATTTTATCAAGGCAATATGACAATTATTACACAACAGATGCTAACAAAGAAGATAGATACTCTATATTCACTAAATCAAATAAATACTATTTGAATGATACAAAATTCTATAAAATAATTGAAACTTATCTTAATCTTTTAAATGGAATAGATCATAAAAATAAAAATCTTATAGATATTTTTTTAGTAAAAGAAAATATATTTAACTCCGCCTTTATGGAATTCTATGGTCTTGATGTTGAAGACTACAAATGTTTTGAAAAAATTATTTCTAGAGATTATAGATACATTTCATTAAATCTATTGAGAGAAGATTATTATTCTCATTTTCTAAATGATGATGAAAACTTGAAGATAAAGTTAAATCTAATTTTTGAAACTTTAGATAGTATTGATAATATTAACAATATAGATGATTTGAATAGTTTTCTATGTGCTAATTTCTTTAGTTCAAAAACTGATATAGATTTCTTTATGGAGAATAAATTTGATAGTCTATATGATAAAATTTATGAAATTTTAGGACTTTTAAATTCTAATGAAAATATAGAATTCTTTAATAGCTTTGATAGTTTTTTCAAAACAAATATAGGTAAGAATATCTTTACACTATTTTTCAACTACTTAAATAAAATTGACATCTATTCTATAGAGAAAAATCAAAATAAAGATAAGGAATTAAAGAATTTAAATTTAATTAAATATTCTGTTAAAAATTTAGAGAATTCTGCTCTTGTTTATGCTGATAGCCAAAGTTTACCAAAAATAAAAGCTAATAACAATTTATTTACAGAGCAACAAAAAATAAAGTTAGCTTTAAAAACAAATGAAGATGAAATCCTTATACAAAAATATAGGTTTTTTCAGAATATATTAAATTTGGATAAGATTACGGTTTATTCTTTGGTAAATCAGGATATAAATATAGATTTCTCTCCTTTTATATATGAACTTGTAAATAAATATTCTGCCAAAGAACTTAATACAAATGACTTAAAAGGATTTTTTGAAGGATGTTATTTACAAAATAAAACTGAAGATTTCAAAAAAGATCCTGTATTTTTTAGAGCATTTTCAAAGAAAAATACTGATTTCACAAATAATACTTTAACCATAGGAGCATATGACTATATTTTATTAAAGAAGAATGAAACTTTCTTTTTTCTAGATAAAATTTGTGGGATTGAGAGTATTAATGAAACAAGCCCAGTTAATGGTATGTCTCCAAAAGTCTTAGGAAATATATTACACAAAACCTTAGAAGATATATTTAAGACTAATTGGAAAAATATATTAAAAGATAGTACTAATTTAATTATTTCAAAAGAAGAAATAAAAGAATATTTGGAAAGGCATATATGGAAAGAAAAATTAAAAATAGAAAACTTTATGGAGCTATATCTTAATGAAGTTTTGTTCCCTAGATTAATTAATAATATAGAAAATTTCTTAAAAGTCTTATATGAGGAATTAAAGGATAGTAAAATCCAAAGAATAGAAGCTGAAAAAGAATCTACGACTAAGAATGTAGCCTACTTAGAACATAGAGGAATACAAGTTATCTTAAATGGTAGAGCAGACTTACTTATAGAAACTGATAAAGCTAGATATATTATTGATTTTAAGACAGGAAGCTATAATAAAGACCAATTAGAATTCTATTCTATAATGTTTTATGGTTCAGATAACTCTCTACCTGTTTACAGTGCTGCTTATAATTTCTGGGAAGAAGAAAAAGATTTTGACTTCAGTAAACATCTAATAGCTCAATTAGATGAAAAAGACAATAATTTTAAGACTTTCCTTAAAGAATTCTTAGAAACAAAATATTATATTTTACCTAATAAAAGTAGCTTAAAGGAAAATAACTATGATTTTAATGAGTATTACAGATATAAGAATATAATAGCCTTAGAAAAAATGGGGGATTTTAATGAATAA
- a CDS encoding NUDIX hydrolase — translation MKFKHISKNQVFKNDVITVFEETLALPNDNVVTWTFTGKKEVVAIIAELENEIFFVKQYRPAIKKELIEIPAGLVEKGEDILDAAKREFEEEIGYRANKWEKICTYYNSAGINAGQYHLFYATDLVKTQQSLDENEFLEVVKIPFNDIDIFSFEDSKTMLALSYLKIKKEGAL, via the coding sequence ATGAAATTTAAGCATATATCAAAAAATCAAGTATTTAAAAATGATGTGATAACTGTATTTGAAGAAACATTAGCTCTACCTAATGACAATGTTGTCACATGGACTTTCACTGGGAAAAAAGAAGTTGTCGCTATAATAGCTGAACTTGAAAATGAAATCTTTTTTGTAAAACAGTATAGACCTGCAATAAAAAAAGAACTTATAGAAATTCCTGCAGGCTTAGTTGAAAAAGGTGAAGATATACTAGATGCTGCAAAGAGAGAATTTGAAGAAGAAATTGGATATAGAGCAAATAAATGGGAAAAAATATGTACTTACTATAATTCAGCTGGAATAAATGCCGGACAGTACCATTTATTTTATGCTACTGATTTAGTAAAAACTCAACAATCATTAGATGAGAATGAATTTTTAGAAGTTGTTAAAATTCCTTTTAATGATATAGATATTTTTTCTTTTGAAGACTCTAAAACTATGCTTGCATTAAGTTATTTGAAGATAAAAAAAGAAGGTGCCTTATGA
- the bioC gene encoding malonyl-ACP O-methyltransferase BioC: protein MNFDKHYSTYEKNSLAQKQVAEHLLSYMKDADILKSDINSIFEIGCGTGIFTREYRKFFPKSSLILNDIFDVKSFIKDINYNIFIKENIEEIDIPKSDLVVSSSVFQWIDGLENLIRNIAENTDILCFSTYVFGNLLEIKNHFNISLNYLKIEEIEKIIAKYFQKSKTYKETIKIDFENPLSVLRHLKYTGVTGFQRAPFSKIKSFKDNCLTYEVAYFICQK from the coding sequence ATGAATTTTGATAAGCACTACAGCACCTATGAAAAAAATTCTTTAGCTCAAAAACAAGTAGCTGAACATCTCTTATCTTATATGAAAGATGCTGATATATTAAAAAGTGATATTAATTCAATTTTTGAAATAGGTTGTGGAACTGGAATTTTTACAAGAGAGTATAGAAAATTTTTTCCTAAATCGTCTTTAATTTTAAATGATATATTTGATGTCAAAAGTTTTATAAAAGATATAAATTATAATATTTTTATCAAAGAAAATATTGAAGAAATTGATATACCCAAAAGTGATTTGGTTGTTTCAAGTTCAGTTTTTCAATGGATAGATGGTTTGGAAAACCTTATAAGAAATATTGCTGAAAATACTGATATTTTATGTTTCTCTACCTATGTTTTTGGAAATTTATTAGAAATAAAAAATCATTTTAACATATCTTTAAATTATTTAAAAATTGAAGAGATTGAAAAAATTATTGCAAAATACTTTCAAAAATCTAAAACATATAAGGAAACTATAAAGATAGATTTTGAGAATCCTTTATCAGTTTTAAGACATTTAAAATATACTGGAGTTACAGGTTTTCAAAGAGCTCCTTTTTCAAAAATAAAAAGCTTTAAAGATAACTGTTTGACTTATGAAGTAGCTTATTTTATTTGCCAAAAATAA
- a CDS encoding pimeloyl-ACP methyl esterase BioG family protein, giving the protein MSKIYFFNGWAMDQNLLSSLKNSTEYEIKVINFPYSIDKTSINKEDIFIAYSFGVYYLNKFLSENQDLVYEKAIGINGLPETIGKFGINKKMFNMTLETLNQENLEKFLLNMDIDESFGRADKTLEEAKYELQYFKDNYKTIPNYINFYYIGKNDRIIPASKVEKYCQNNNIAYDLIACGHYPFSYFTDFKDIINIREENKNEF; this is encoded by the coding sequence ATGTCTAAAATATATTTTTTTAATGGTTGGGCTATGGATCAAAATTTACTAAGCTCTCTTAAAAATTCAACTGAATATGAAATAAAAGTTATTAATTTCCCATATAGTATCGATAAGACTTCTATAAATAAAGAGGATATCTTTATAGCTTATTCCTTTGGAGTTTATTATTTAAATAAGTTTTTATCAGAAAATCAGGATTTAGTATATGAAAAAGCTATTGGGATCAATGGACTTCCTGAAACTATTGGAAAATTTGGTATCAATAAAAAAATGTTTAACATGACTCTTGAAACTTTAAATCAGGAAAATCTAGAAAAATTTTTACTTAATATGGATATCGATGAGAGCTTTGGAAGAGCTGATAAAACTTTGGAAGAAGCTAAATATGAACTACAATATTTTAAGGACAATTATAAGACTATTCCAAATTATATCAATTTCTACTATATAGGTAAAAATGATAGAATTATTCCTGCAAGTAAGGTTGAAAAATATTGTCAAAATAATAATATAGCTTATGACTTAATAGCTTGTGGTCATTATCCTTTTTCATATTTTACTGATTTCAAAGATATTATAAATATAAGAGAGGAAAATAAAAATGAATTTTGA
- a CDS encoding aminotransferase class I/II-fold pyridoxal phosphate-dependent enzyme has product MLKENIIKELEGFKSENRFRTIKTNDKSLYNFSSNDYLGLANDKALSQRFYENYTFDNYKLSSSSSRLIDGSYQTVMRLEKKVEEIYGKPCLVFNSGFDANSSVIETFFDKNSLIITDRLNHASIYDGCINSNAKVLRYNHLDVDALEKLLKKYSKTHDDILVVTESIYSMDGDCADLKKICALKDEYKFTLMVDEAHSYGVYSYGITYNEKLIDKIDFLIIPLGKAGASVGAYVICDEIYKNYLINKSRKFIYSTALPPVNNLWNLFILENLTLFHDKIEKLKDLVNFSLNTLKKANIETSSTSHIISIIIGDNLKTINLSEALKEKGYLIYPIKEPTVPKDTARLRISLTANMKKEDLDAFFKILKTEMKKLGVM; this is encoded by the coding sequence ATGTTAAAAGAAAATATTATTAAAGAACTAGAGGGATTTAAAAGTGAAAATAGATTTAGAACTATAAAGACTAATGATAAGAGTCTTTATAATTTTTCTTCTAATGACTACTTAGGTTTAGCAAATGATAAAGCTCTATCTCAGAGGTTTTATGAAAACTATACTTTTGATAATTATAAATTATCATCATCTTCATCAAGGTTAATAGACGGGTCATATCAAACTGTGATGAGATTAGAGAAGAAAGTTGAAGAAATTTATGGAAAGCCTTGTCTTGTTTTTAACTCAGGTTTTGATGCCAACTCTTCAGTTATAGAAACTTTTTTTGATAAAAATTCTCTTATTATAACTGATAGATTAAATCATGCTAGTATATATGATGGTTGTATAAATTCAAATGCTAAAGTTTTAAGATATAATCACTTAGATGTAGATGCTTTAGAAAAATTATTAAAAAAATACTCTAAAACTCATGATGACATCTTAGTTGTGACAGAATCTATTTATAGTATGGATGGAGACTGTGCAGACCTTAAAAAGATCTGTGCTTTAAAAGATGAATATAAATTTACTTTAATGGTAGATGAAGCACATTCTTATGGGGTATATAGCTATGGTATTACATACAATGAAAAATTAATTGATAAAATAGATTTTTTGATTATACCTTTAGGTAAAGCAGGTGCTTCAGTTGGAGCTTATGTTATCTGTGATGAAATATATAAAAACTATCTAATAAATAAAAGTAGAAAATTTATTTATTCTACAGCTTTACCTCCTGTAAATAATTTATGGAATCTATTCATTTTAGAAAATTTAACTCTTTTCCATGATAAGATAGAAAAGTTGAAAGACTTAGTTAATTTTTCTTTAAATACTCTTAAAAAAGCTAATATTGAAACATCTTCAACAAGTCATATTATAAGTATAATTATTGGAGATAATCTTAAAACTATAAATCTTTCAGAAGCTTTAAAAGAAAAAGGTTATCTAATTTATCCAATAAAGGAGCCTACTGTACCAAAGGATACTGCTAGACTTAGAATAAGTTTGACTGCAAATATGAAAAAAGAAGACTTAGATGCTTTTTTTAAGATTTTAAAAACTGAAATGAAAAAATTAGGTGTGATGTAA